The Brassica napus cultivar Da-Ae chromosome C7, Da-Ae, whole genome shotgun sequence genomic interval TTATCATTGTAATCAACTCCTTGCAATTTGTCCCAAAGCTCTGGCATGTTGAATGTTGAAGCATGTTCTCCATTGTCCACTGCAGTGCTTCTACTTACGAATGCAAAGCTGATTCGCGCCGAGTGAAGTTCTTTGCCCCCATAAGTTGAATGTTCCCACCACTGTCCATCCAAGCCTatccacatccactaaaatGAGCAGaagctgtccaagatccatctaacaaACAAATATTACTCAAGCTTATGACTTGAGATTCCTCAGCATTGATGTCTTGTACCACTGGTTGTACCACCTTGTTCGCCTCAAACCATGTTTGACATTCGCTTTCTGCATATCGTACTAGCTCCAAATGATCTCAGTCTATCCCCTGAAAAGTTTTTCATCCGCTTTCTGCATATCGGTTTgaaatgttataatatttatcatatgttatttaattgttatattaaatatcttatattatatggttatataaaaaatttaaatgatgaatTACATTAGTGTAATACATAATAATGTCCGGTTTAGAAATGCTTCTCACACACTCATACCAAAAAAATTACGTACATAGGAAGGAAATGCACCATTAAAGAACATGAGTtggataaattattaaaatgtaatacatactccctccgttccatATTATAAGTAGTTTTAGTTAAAAGCACTAATATTAAGAAATTGTtgcttttgtaaaaaatattatttaattaataaactcaacctattataaaaaaactaacattatttgattggttacacaatatccaataaagagaaaatgtgcattgaaatataaaaactacttatattgtgAACCAAacattttttgctaaaactacttacatttaGAAACGGAGGGAATAGTATACATAATGTCCGTTTTATTAATGGACATGACCCATTAAAATGTTGTTAGAAAACTTAATGGGCTTTGCTAATGAACCTTGCGCAAAATGAATTGGATAAATTAGCAAAATCTATTTAACCAATGGCAGGGAAAcgtaaataataagaaaaaatcagGGTTATTTCTCATTTGTACTTCACTTTTAATAGGATAGATATATGTTTCTATCGGCTTTAGTCATGTATCGATCTGATTAATCCAACATTATATATCCAACATTATATATCCATTTATTGGTGCCATGTTGAAGGAAAAAAATTGTGGTAAATTTTTTCTTCCTCAAAATTTATATCAGTTATGTTGATATTTTAGTCAAATTATTGAAAGGTGGATTccattttttctctaaattcttCATGGAtaaatgaatttataaaaaaaatgccCTCTGCAATTTTGATAACGAATAAAATGAAccaaaattcatatttttttttattttttcaattcctcaaataaatttttctttttcattttgttcattttttcaatttttttagtagTCACCAATTGAAGCCTTAttgtttttgttgaaaaatattttctctGTCTTATAAACagtatttttaatacttttccTTATTACATGAAAGTatcattttagaattttaatatgatttataCCTAAttgagtttaataataattgCAAAATGCATTtatcttataaatgattttactTCTCAAACACTATTAATTAAATAGATGTAATTATTAAAGACATTAAtacatttgatttattttattaatttctatgaaaattgttaaaatgatattttttttatgaaatggaGGGAGTATTAATCTAATCTATTAGTGTTAAGAAAAGAAGATCTTATAGTCAAGCATCCAACCCAAATACCATAAGTGTTAAGGTCTTTTTCATCGTTTATTTTCCTAATAAGCTCCTCTCATCAACTTGAAAgggcaaaaagaaaagaaaaaaatcaaaataaaaaaaaacatagacacACAAGAAGGGATAAAGAACCTCTAAATGTAGTGTTCATAAGGACAAGCCCACATGGTGTGGGTTATGTCACTTAGACCCCACAGCTTCACCTCTCACCTTCTTTGCTCCCAACCTTTACTTTTATCAACTTATGTCCCAATCTTCCTTAGATACCGAATCTTTACTACTATTTTATGCAAATAGTTCTTGagcctttttaattttattttcctcttAGTCATAGTCGAGTGTCTCTAAACGCTGGACCCGATTTATCAACTAACTCTAAAATTTGTTAACTCTCAACGTTCATGAAAGATAATGACAGTATTTTTTTATACTCTTTTCCATTTCATAATCGTTTTAAAATGTATGGTGACATGTTATATTGGTAAGGGGGTATTTATGTATAGCAATAAGATGTAACAAAGAAGTAagtaaaaataaacattttaaaaggaaaaatagaaaacataaaccAGTAGGGGACCTATGTGTGTGGGTCAATGTTGCTTTCTATTTAAAGCTAAGCAGAATGATATCAATGGATTAGTTTCTCCAACCTCTTTCATCTCTTCTAAGCAACCTACCCAAACAACATTACATAAACCTAAATCTCTCCTCATACATTTATAGCAAATCATCTCTTGCTTTAAGCACACACTCACACACACAAAATCAGAGCGTTTCTCCCCGTCCTCTATTATGTTTGTACTTTTGGTCTCACTTTAAAGATCAAATCCGTAAATTCAAGTTGAGAGATTTTTTGCAGAGAACGATATGTTGGAAAGTCTTGTCTCTCTAGAAAGCATGTCCTTGAGCTCCATGGATGTGTCTGTACTTGAAAGGCTTAAATggctgcaacaacaacaacaacaagttctGAGCACTACTAATGCTTCACCTGAACTTCTTCAGTTCCATGGAACCAACAATGATGAGTTGTTGCAGAATACCTTCAGCCATTTTCAAATGCTTGGATCTGGTTTTGGACCAAACTATAGCATGGGTTTTGGTCCTTCACATGAAGCTATGGATGGCTGCATTTCAAGAACAAATAGCTGCCAGATGGATCAAGCCGATACAGTGGGGGTAATGTTGAAGAACAGTGAAGAAAACATAACTATTTCCTtgaaaaacaagagaaaatcAGAGGTTTGTTAGATCAAATTTTGGTTTAAAAGTATGTTTTGAAACATGGGTTTGATGTTTCTAATATAATTATGTCTCAGGTTAAGACAAGGGAAGAGGAAAAGACAGAGAAGAAGATCAAAGTAGAGGCTGAGACAGAGTCAAACATGAAAGTAAAATCAAACTTGAGTAACACGGAAGCATCTTCAGAAACTTCAAAGCAGAAATCAAAGGCAGCTTCAGAGACCCAGAAATTGGATTATATCCACGTGAGAGCTCGTCGAGGCCAAGCAACAGACAGACACAGTTTAGCAGAAAgggtaaaaaaaatgtttcgaCCAATTTTCTTGTGCTACAAGTCAAAAGATAATTCTAGGGTTTTAATTGGATATTTCCTTTGGCAGGCAAGAAGAGAAAAGATCAGCAAGAAGATGAAGTATCTGCAAGATCTTGTCCCTGGATGCAACAAAGTCACTGGAAGAGCTGGTATGCTTGATGAGATCATTAATTATGTTCAATCTCTCCAGAGGCAAGTTGAGGTAAGTAATGAAACCATAATTCTCTGTTTCACCATTAACCAAATTTAGAAGTCTAAATCTTCTAAGTGACAAACTTTTGCAGTTCTTGTCGATGAAACTGGCTGTCCTAAACCCAGAACTCGAGCTTGCTATGGAGGACTTATCTGTAAAACAGGTGAAGCCAGTCTCTAGACCCTCAAGATCAAACTGTTAGTATTCAAGAACTTATGATAATAAGCTTTTTCATTTGTTATGAAATTTCAGTTTCAGGCGTACTTTACAAATCTTCCTGTAGTAGTTGCTTCAAAGCCATCACTAATGGTTGATGCGCCATTGTTTCCGCTGGATCAGCAAGGATCTCTAGATTTATCAGTGATAAACCCGAACCAAGCAACAACTATTGAAGCTGTAAGAACATTTATCAATCTGAAAACTTCTCTGAGTTCTTGTTACTTGTCTGAGAAGTAACCTGTctcttttatctctttgtttCAGCCATCTGCAAGCTGGGAAACTCAGTCACAGAGTCTCTACAACACATCTAGCCTCGGATTTCAGTACTAAGAAAATATTCATTGAAGCAATGAAGTTGACATCATCAGGATAAAAGTGACAACTACGTGTTCATGGAATATTTTTCAGCTTTTGCATTATCTTTTGATCCTTGTTTTCTGATATTTAAACCAAAAGAACTGGAGACAGCAATTTAATGGTCTTGTCACCATCAATCTTTGTATAAATCTTGGTTTATAAgataatatatagagagagagaggaagagagtaaaTAAACACTATGTTTTACAGGACTTATAGATAGATATGTGTAGTAGAAGAAAGAGACAACTCTTGTGGCGACTACAATTCCTTGTtggatatataataatattgaaGCATATTATTGatctttttcttatttctttttctgCAACTTGTAAAATCCCTATCTTTCTAAGATAGCATTGTCAACTAAATGTAGTCATTTGTCAATTAGGCGGCCTTCTAGTCCATTGCTATCAGAATTCATTATAAGGTCACCGTGAGTTATTGAGATCGTCAAAAATAATTGGATCCTCGAATATACAGTGTCTAAGCggccagttttttttttttttttttgcattaccATTTTATTGATATTCAAACAAGTTCACAAAATCATTACAGAATTGTCAAAGACAAACTATTACATAAGCATAAATGTGAATCATCTCTTAGGGACTAGCAAAACTGTAACCACTTGTAACAATGACAAAACGAGCAAAATCGGAGATTAACTGATAACTAGCATTAAACACCAGTAAATCAATTGTCATTTGTAAGCCCGTTAAAAGGCATCTTTCTACTCAAAATTGCTTAGTGCCTGAGCTTTGATTATCACAGCATATTATCATGACAtgtaatttaatgttttaaccATCTGAATTAAACCCCCCATATTGTATGTTAGTGATCAAAAGCAATATCAATGGATATACGAATGAtataatattgatttttaaaatttctaaaaagtgACATAGTCGGTCTCCTTGCTTATCAGACttgcgggttcggtttattcgggTAGTTTGGGTTGTTCAGCTCAAAATTTGGCTAGTTATGGTCTGCCAAAATTTGATTAGTTTGGTtaaattttcagtttaaaattgaataaaattcaaaaagttggttatttcggttattttggttcaaaatttagttagtttggtttggtttttcggTTATTTCGATTCGGATTGTGGTTAGTTCCTTTAGTTTGGTTCgaaattttggttaaaattgGTATTGTTtggaaattattattattttttagaaaaccgAACTAACCGATTACCAAACcgaaaaccatttttttttgtttaccaaACTGAACCGAACTTCCGAACCAAACTAACTGAAAAcatttttcggtttggttcaccAATTAAAAATTCCAGCCCTAAATGATATActtgttataagataaactttgaaatgatcctccaccCCTTTACCAACttaagcactatgatcatctactcatcaagcactatgatcacccactcatttaccaaatcaagcaccatctttgatattttatgcattgttgttcattataaataccatcactcatctcactcttttgtacaccataaacaagaacaagagtttataatcaaagaaccattacatcttcttcttcttacttataataaactctctcactcatagtagtgttatttgcttcctacgggtattaaattctactcttatttaaatttctcgatactataaattataagttatttcataacacgttatcagcacgatcactctgcgattcggtaaaatttatttgtatcatttataccctgttataatggtcggtataccgcctttactattatttatatcatgttataatggccggaataccgcctatattatttactagtaatttaatttatttattggtcggccgagccgccttatatcatgtttattatttattggtcggccgagccgccttatatcttgtttattatttattggtcggctgagccgccttatattatgtttattattaattagtcggccgagccgccgtataatttatttattattctgcattgatcggctgagccgtcgcataatttgttgtcatataacataaatatttcattgtcataatttttcacttttatgaaattttatagatttgattgaccgtttaatacgatattttcagactaatttttggtgcactcgatttaacccaacggtcacaaagaaaatttttcaaaaatttcccctttctccaacggtcatgaacagtaattttcatctataaatacaactcattttcacttcatttcatcatccaaaacatttcatcttctctcaaaaaaaaaaaaaaaaaaaaaaaaaatttcaaatcgctctcctccgatttttcaagaaagatgattcgcgcacttttgtttttatgtgccatttttatttgtgtttctatttatggtttattcatggagaatttactccaagtgaatttaagatgattatcggtttaattttatttacatcgcttctccttgtaattgcttgtatggttaatgtaaacggtttttaaattatgaagttctaataaaattactattttgtgttttagaaatacaaatggcaaacatcgagaaactccagttcccggctctaaaagtaaccggcgaaaactatgtcagatgggtcacaaatgtgaaaccttatcttgtaataaaaaagatatccGAAGCTATAgaagtcggtaacaaatcgccacccgagcatatagccgaggcgataatcttcctgaagaagcacttagatgagaatctaactcacgactatggagacgttgaggacccagctgtactatggcaagccttgaaagacagattcgataaccaaaaggaaatcaatctccctcacgctcttgaagagtggaaaaccttgaggtttcaggatttccaaagggttagagattacaattccactatcttaaggatagttgcacaattaaaatattgtggtaaccctgtcaccgaagcagaaatgcttgacaagacatacaataccttccacaaagaacacaacgtcttatcccgaatttacagaaaatgtgggtacaccaaattttctgaattgatggtaacactcatgttggctgaaaagaacgatgagttactaatcaaaaaccataattcccgacctacgggagccaaggcatttcccgaagtgaatgctacggcggtagaatattcgggaaggagaaaccataccaaccgaggtcgtggtcggcgtttcaacaacaaacgtggaaagccttactatcctaaaagtattagatctaacaaatgggttagatctgaacaacctcataaaggcaaagaaaccgaagaggataccacaaagaaaagtgagactgtatgttacagatgtggatgtaaaggacattggtcccgtacctgtcgtactcccccacatttgtgcaagttatatcaagaatccataaaaggaaaggctaaagaggtgaacctcacggaaaacgttgaagggacctcataccttgaatcctctgatttcgcaaatgagctggactagaatactcttgaagagtacggaaatgtttctaataagactgctgaatagtcctcatttgtaatgtataataattatgttttcaaagaataatgttgttttaacaacaatatatgtataattattgtgtgttttctttatataatcaatgaataaatttcacgtttcacttttatttaatgtttataataatttcagaaatggatcaaaatactaatggagcaaaatccaagaaacggattcgtgaaatatgcataccagatagtggaacaacgcacactattctgagacaaaagagatatttctctgatataaaaccgacaagaattgtcgtcaatacaatatcaggtcctgcagacgtgattgaaggaactggtaaagcaaactttactttgccgaatggaacaaaattttccataaataatgctttatattctccgagttctaaaaggaatttgttgagttttaaagacatatatcttcacggatatgatactcagtctgcaactgaggatggaaagaaatacatgtatgtaatttctgaaaaatgtggcagaaaacacatattggaaaagtttccagaacttccttcgggattacatcatacttatatcgatgagatcgaatcaaatcttgtagtaaaacggaacccagaagagttcacgttatggcatgatcgccttggccatccAGGCAGTACAATGATGCGTAGAATCATAGagagctcacatggtcattcactgaaaatccaggagatttctcaagggaataaaatgacatgtgttgcatgttctctaggaaaattgatcgtaaggccatcgccaaccaaaatcgataaagaatcaccaaagttccttgaaagaattcaaggtgatatatgtggaccgatacatccaccatgtggaccattccactattttatggtattaattgacgcatccagtagatggtcacacgtttgtctattatcatctcgaaatgtggcatttgcgagatttctaactcagataatcaaactgcgagcacagtttcctgattatactattaaaagagttagactagacaacgctggtgaattcacatcccaagcattcaatgactattgtatggtaatgggaattgaagttgaacattcggttgctcatgttcatacgcaaaatggtttggctgaatctttaattaagcgtctgcaattgattgcaagaccattgatcatgagatcaaaacttccaacctctgtatggggacatgccattttgcatgcagaagcactcattcggatcagaccgagtgcataccataagtattccccacttcagttagcgtttggtcgagaaccaaacatttcccactttagaatctttggttgtgcggtatatgtgcctgtagcaccaccacaacgaacaaagatgggaccacaaagaaggttgggaatatatgttggttgtgattctccatcaattataagatacctagaaccacagactggtgacgtctttacagcacgttttgctgattgtcattttgacgaaaatgtattcccagttctagggggagaaaacaaaaatgttggaagtgatataaaatggagtgtaccatcattgttatatcttgatcctcctactaaagagtcagaactagaagttcgacgaattatgcatttacagagtatagctaaccagctacctgatgcatttgcagataccaagacggtaactaaatctcatataccagctgcaaatgctcctgctcgtatcaaaatgccaaatgaacaagaaaaggaggatgacacacgagagccaaaaacacgcctgaagcgtggtagacctgctggttctaaggataagaatcctaggaaacagaagaaagctgaaatatatgatgcacccaaaatagcagaaaatattttgggagaaataaatgataaggactctgatgaatcagagcatcatgaatcgaaagataatcatgagatttctattaattacatccataataaaaggatatggaatagaaatgaacaaaatgatcttgatgatgctttctcatatatcgtGTCAGGTGAGGTAAATGAAGataccgatgatccagaaccgaaatccatatatgaatgtcaaaagagacatgattggaataaatggaaagaagcaatacaaatcgaacttgattcgcttaacaaacgaaaagtgtttggatctattgtactcacacctgaagatgtgagaccagttgggtacagatggattttcgttcgaaaacgaaatgagaaaaatgagattacaaggtataaagctcgccttgtagcccaaggattttctcaaagacctggtattgattatgaggaaacatattctcctgtaatggatgcgatcacatttagattcctgatgagtctagccgctgataaaaatcttgagatgcgtctcatggatgttgttacagcttatctatacggatcattagatactgatatctacatgaaaatccctgatggatttaaaatgccagaagcattaagttccaaacctaaagagttatgtgcaataaaattgcaaagatcattatatgggttaaaacaatctggacgtatgtggtacaatcgtctcagtgaacatttaacaaaagaaggatatgtgaatgatcctatatgcccatgtgttttcatcaagaaaacaacatccggatttgtgataatcgcggtatatgttgatgatctaaatattattggaactcaaaaagaaatacaaaaggcatcagactatctcaaaggagaatttgagatgaaagatcttggacagacacagtattgtcttggcctacaaatagaacattcacaaaatggtatatttgtgcatcaatccacatacactaaaagagtgttgaaacgatttaacatggataaatcaactcctcttagcaccccgatggtcgttagatcacttaacattgaaagtgatccatttcgaccacctgaggaaaaagaagagatacttggtccggaagtaccatatctaagtgcaattggagcgttgatgtaccttgcaaattgtacacggcctgatatatcattcgctgttaatcttctagcaagatttagctcatctccaacacgaagacattggaatggaattaaacatgtctttcgttacctacaagggactattgatttaggcttattttaccctaaggattcaaatggtcaaatggttggttttgcagatgcaggatatctttcagatccacacaaagcccgatcgcaaacaggatatgtttttactatcggaggcactgctatatcttggcgttctcagaaacaaacgcttgtggctacctcttcaaatcatgctgagatcatcgcactccatgaagcaagtaaagaatgtgtatggctaagatctataagccaacacatttgttcaagtagtgggattgacaaaagtacggggccaactattctatatgaagataacgcggcatgtgttgctcaaacgaaggaaggatatatcaaaagcgatagaaccaaacatatacatccgaagttcttctcatatactcaagagctcgagaagaagaaagagattgaagtaagatatgttcgatcatgcgacaatgcagccgacctcttcacaaaatcactctctacttcggtattcagaaaacatgtccataacattggaatgcgtcatcagaaggatctatgattgctcaatcgagggggagcttacgtagttgtactctttttacctaactatggtttttcccattgggttttcctagaaaggtttttaacgaggcaacaaagacgttgaGCGAGAGCGGAGAGTGACACCGGTTCCCAAGGGGAGTATTACGAAACTTAatttaatacaagatggatgatcaagggggagtgttataagataaactttgaaatgatcctccaccCCTTTACCAACttaagcactatgatcatctactcatcaagcactatgatcacccactcatttaccaaatcaagcaccatctttgatattttatgcattgttgttcactataaataccatcactcatctcactcttttgtacaccataaacaagaacaagagtttataatcaaagaaccattacatcttcttcttcttacttataataaactctctcactcatagtagtgttatttgcttcctacgggtattaaattctactcttatttaaatttctcgatactataaattataagttatttcataacaataCTTACATATTTAGCTTACCACCAATTAATTTTCTAGCTACCTTTTCTTAATTCTTCATGCATTTAAATACATAAACAGATCACAACTACTTTTTCTTGCATGTCGGCGTTAGATTTGTTGGCTTGATAACTTTCAGCTTACTAATTTGTTTTCCAACTTTATCAATGTACTATAAATCTATTATTAGTATACTACTATAAACTATAGTGATATGTATAATTTTACTGATGCTGCccataaatattatcaaaatatgtttttctaaaAGTAGCTTTCAAGCTAACAAGTGGGTCAATGTTCTTTTCTCATATTATTTTTCCAACCAATGATCTAATCTATGAACTGTCTGATTTTGACAGGATCTGTTAGATATTATCCATAACCAAATATGAAATTTGACGAATGAGAGTAGTTAAGAGATTTTGAGAGGATCGAAGGATGATGAATGAGAACCACAAAGAGTGGGCATCATTGTGGTTACAGTCTTACAGAGATTTCTAACCAAAGTGGACCTTCTTTTGTCTTTCggttcctatgagatttttttttatctttctacTTTGTCAATTATtggaaattatttatatattatttgaaactCCAGAAATGATTAAGATGAGGTCGTATTATCACAAgaattaaaagtattttttcttTGCGTTTTGGAATACATGAAATTTCATTTATTCATTTCTAGTAAAGTATTTATAACTGTATACaatctttttttgtaaaaatttacaacatatatctatttattatttatattatattagtattgacagagaattttttttgtttttttggtaaaaccgGGAATTTTTGTGATTACAAAAGACCAAATTTCAGATATATTTAA includes:
- the LOC106432748 gene encoding transcription factor HBI1-like: MLESLVSLESMSLSSMDVSVLERLKWLQQQQQQVLSTTNASPELLQFHGTNNDELLQNTFSHFQMLGSGFGPNYSMGFGPSHEAMDGCISRTNSCQMDQADTVGVMLKNSEENITISLKNKRKSEVKTREEEKTEKKIKVEAETESNMKVKSNLSNTEASSETSKQKSKAASETQKLDYIHVRARRGQATDRHSLAERARREKISKKMKYLQDLVPGCNKVTGRAGMLDEIINYVQSLQRQVEFLSMKLAVLNPELELAMEDLSVKQFQAYFTNLPVVVASKPSLMVDAPLFPLDQQGSLDLSVINPNQATTIEAPSASWETQSQSLYNTSSLGFQY